The Tubulanus polymorphus chromosome 1, tnTubPoly1.2, whole genome shotgun sequence genome contains a region encoding:
- the LOC141906110 gene encoding thioredoxin domain-containing protein 16-like — translation MKSCVVLLTIFLVCYTTAQQDQQQDLNAVQQEKKENDDNSSFKDDNTEGAEAQEIRTIDLNELNIFKKNISSRPSNELKVVYFFSKAAGDDKYILIAIKESAQYMNGKYDIELLRYDCDKENAPECSEEDVFINLYVYRQGSKLVALGVDTMFDLSSIVANLLQLYVLDDVKIFRSLADAQYIEPRSRAANQNALIAYVHSFGTYEHMHILETIIENLKKMKFAVTTTVKAVKHMPELKEGADFQCWLMMCKDVAADEPCKMIKYRLPMDREIFSNFVNTSYKPYVVKVNSIDDINAKLLNDPQDEVHILHAGTESIDQLYPIALNISHLYFGQLRVVMIDVNKVNIEHLGYDMTKNRQFPSVALNKLNESMKKEMVHRFSEDNCLKFIRSSFFTKSKNTIALDNLEENIFHDGMDVVQLQDDEVILGMMSYGEPRVIDIQNHWPRLTDKTFPEIMKDNIHLVTYFVSWSQSSSAFLNSLIVANKMYPNVIDSEHVSTVDCSDWTDICSKENITKYPTVQIYSKGKKLQYDGMLDGKSAFSAMKLFERSNPLILKSQKSIDAFINGETPSDLKEFSNVAVFGHLKMHSNEFKAFISLAEKLHGKMLFGLSVDESSTKSCEKFGASYPCIVLLHRNDIQSFVVFDGTPTVDNLLKFVRKQQLPLFSELTTKSFPVMYRRGKPMVILFTDIMNNDANLYSKMVADIAASRKFNEFTFAWMNVHEVDGVATRILEMYIKEIRIPSVALLNKRSNVVFIYEKSMLTETGLIEWLASVRDGKIEPSVVLQKHQFKPLHPGYDVNRLKLRNYETGEVDDNALYNAIQDQEEHGPRYSGRFKGTGRDYEKEEEETSDPTTNDAPDNQIKADIQDLKNAGVLDDPKKKPMGDNSNHEEL, via the exons ATGAAATCGTGTGTCGTACTTTTAACCATATTTTTGGTTTGCTATACAACTGCTCAACAAGATCAGCAACAAGATTTGAACGCGGTACAGCaggagaaaaaagaaaatgacgaCAATTCAAGTTTCAAGGACGACAACACTGAAGGTGCCGAAGCTCAAGAAATTCGGacaattgatttgaatgaattaaacatCTTCAAAAAGAATATCTCAAGTCGACCCAGTAATGAATTGAAAGTGgtgtatttcttttctaaag ctGCTGGTGATGACAAGTATATACTAATCGCGATTAAAGAGTCTGCCCAATATATGAATGGGAAATATGATATTGAACTATTGCGA TATGACTGTGACAAAGAAAATGCACCTGAATGTTCAGAGGAAGATGTTTTTATTAATTTGTATGTCTATCG GCAAGGTAGTAAATTAGTTGCCCTTGGTGTTGATACTATGTTTGATTTATCATCAATTGTTGCAAACTTGTTACA ACTGTATGTTTTGGATGATGTTAAGATATTTAGGTCTTTGGCCGATGCTCAATACATTGAACCCAGAAGCAGAGCTGCCAATCAGAATGCACTTATTGCGTATGTGCATTCTTTTGGTACATATG AACATATGCATATTCTGGAAACTATTATTGAAAAcctaaagaaaatgaaatttgctgTGACAACAACTGTTAAAGCTGTCAAGCATATGCC TGAATTGAAAGAAGGAGCTGACTTCCAATGCTGGCTGATGATGTGTAAGGATGTAGCGGCTGATGAGCCTTGTAAAATGATCAAATATAGACTGCCCATGGATcgagaaatattttcaaattttgttaaTACAAGCTACAAGCCTTACGTG gTCAAAGTGAATTCTATTGATGATATAAACGCTAAACTGTTAAATGATCCTCAAGATGAAGTTCATATACTTCATGCTGGAACAGAATCCATCGATCAATTATATCCTATTGCACTGAATATCAGTCACTTATATTTTGGTCAATTAAGAGTGGTTATGATTGATGT AAATAAAGTTAACATTGAACATCTTGGTTATGACATGACAAAAAACCGGCAATTCCCTTCAGTTGCTTTGAACAAACTTAACGAG tcaatgaagaaagaaatgGTACATCGTTTCTCAGAAGATAACTGTCTCAAATTCATAAGAAGTTCTTTTTTCACAAAAAGCAAGAATACTATTGCACTGGATAATTTAGAAGAAAACATCTTTCATGATGGAATGGATG TTGTTCAGCTCCAAGATGATGAAGTAATACTCGGTATGATGTCATATGGTGAACCAAGAGTgatagatattcaaaatcattggCCAAGGTTGACAGACAAAACATTCCCAGAAATCATGAAGGACAACATTCATCTTGTAACATATTTTGTATCAT ggAGTCAATCGAGTTCTGCCTTTTTGAACTCCTTGATTGTCGCCAATAAAATGTATCCGAATGTGATCGACTCAGAACATGTGTCTACAGTCGATTGTTCAGATTGGACTGACATCTGCAGTAAAGAGAATATCACCAAATATCCAACTGTGCAGATTTACAGTAAAGGCAAAAAGTTACAATATGATGGAATGCTCGATGGTAAATCTGCGTTTTCTGCTATGAAGCT GTTCGAGCGATCAAATCCATTGATACTGAAATCACAGAAATCAATCGATGCATTTATTAACGGTGAAACCCCGAGCGatttgaaagaattttcaaatgtagCAGTTTTTGGCCACTTGAAAATGCATTCTAATG AGTTTAAGGCGTTCATTAGTCTTGCGGAAAAACTTCACGGAAAAATGCTATTTGGTCTAAGCGTTGATGAATCATCAACAAAAAG CTGTGAGAAGTTTGGCGCTTCCTATCCATGTATAGTACTATTGCATAGAAATGATATACAGtcatttgttgtttttgaTGGTACACCTACTGTCGATAACCTTCTGAAATTTGTGAGAAAACAACAATTACCACTGTTT AGTGAATTGACAACCAAGAGTTTTCCAGTCATGTACAGAAGAGGAAAACCTATGGTCATTTTGTTCACAGACATCATGAATAATGATGCAAACTTGTATTCTAAGATGGTTGCCGATATTGCAGCGAGTAggaaattcaatgaatttacaTTTGCCTGGATGAATGT CCATGAAGTTGATGGTGTCGCTACCAGGATTCTTGAAATGTACATAAAGGAAATTCGTATACCATCAGTAGCTTTATTAAACAAGAGAAGT AACGTGGTATTCATATATGAAAAATCGATGTTAACTGAAACTGGACTTATTGAATGGTTAGCTTCTGTTAGGGATGGAAAAATAGAACCAAGTG TTGTTCTTCAAAAGCATCAATTCAAACCGTTGCATCCTGGTTATGATGTTAATAGATTGAAGTTACGTAATTATGAAACGGGAGAGGTAGATGATAATGCTCTGTATAATGCCATTC AAGATCAAGAGGAACATGGACCCCGATATTCTGGAAGATTTAAAGGCACTGGTCGTGACTATGAAAAGGAAGAAGAAGAGACATCAGATCCTACAACAAATGATGCACCGGATAATCAGATAAAAGCGGATATTCAAGATCTGAAAAATGCTGGTGTATTGGATGATCCCAAAAAGAAACCGATGGGCGACAATTCAAATCATGAAGAACTGTAG
- the LOC141913554 gene encoding kelch domain-containing protein 1-like, which produces MPKGKTKSQSQVIKTKPSQGRSQNNKRSRVSTEDTDDAQNKPVSPVRKKVTRARSAKEQPLIDSSNLKNAKDKQLESTDEKLGTETENSCPATIQEKENDNVTINAITKQIQSEQGPSPRWGHSFSLIEDEKAILIGGQGAKQQFSKDSSWLYDLVGKQWTNPKTQFDGMNPELRVGHSASYDPAVRCIYIYGGSKNKRWFNDVHALDLEEYKWQLIKTQGNAPTRAYHTSTLYRHELWIFGGIFPQPDPQPDGSSNDIHIYSPLTESWYMPIVTGSERPQPRSGHSATLISDELVVFGGWDFPYCFNDIYILDMSIVEWTKPEVNGTPPTPRSWHSACRLRGNQILIHGGYNGNVALSDTAGFNVDTKTWFNVKTDPLLISRAGLDIICQPNHNEKKSDSDDIVIFGGGDNDGNFYDDLVELNVPYGRLKSQ; this is translated from the exons ATGCCAAAG GGTAAAACGAAATCCCAGTCCCAAGTAATTAAAACTAAGCCATCCCAAGGAAGAAGTCAAAACAATAAGCGATCCAGAGTTTCAACAGAAGATACGGATGACGCTCAAAATAAACCGGTCAGTCCAGTTCGAAAAAAAGTGACTCGTGCAAGGAGTGCTAAAGAGCAACCACTGATAGATTCaagtaatttgaaaaatgctAAAGATAAACAGTTAGAATCCACTGATGAGAAATTAGGTACAGAGACTGAGAATAGCTGTCCAGCAACTAtacaagaaaaagaaaatgataatgtgACCATAAATGCGATTACGAAGCAAATTCAATCGGAACAGG GTCCGAGTCCGCGATGGGGACATTCATTCAGTTTGATCGAGGATGAGAAAGCTATTCTTATTGGAGGACAAGGTGCCAAACAGCAGTTCAGTAAAGACTCGTCATGGTTGTATGATCTCG TTGGAAAGCAATGGACTAATCCTAAAACTCAATTTGATGGAATGAATCCAGAGTTACGCGTTGGACATTCAGCCTCTTATGATCCAGCGGTACggtgtatatatatttatggtGGTTCTAAGAATAAACGCTGGTTTAATGATGTACATGCGTTGGATCTGGAGGAATATAAATGGCAGCTGATCAAA ACTCAAGGAAATGCCCCGACCAGAGCGTACCATACTTCCACTCTTTACCGACATGAACTCTGGATATTTGGTGGTATTTTTCCTCAGCCTGATCCGCAACCAGATGGTTCCAGCAATGATATTCACATTTACAGTCCATTAACCGAAAGTTGGTACATGCCGATAGTTACTGGAAGTGAACGCCCTCAACCGAGATCTGG GCATTCAGCAACACTTATCAGTGACGAATTAGTAGTGTTTGGAGGCTGGGATTTTCCATACTGTTTCAATGACATCTATATTTTAGATATGA GTATTGTAGAGTGGACTAAACCTGAAGTCAATGGTACACCACCAACACCTAGAAG TTGGCATTCAGCCTGTCGCCTGCGTGGAAATCAGATCTTGATTCATGGTGGTTATAATGGAAATGTTGCCTTATCAGATACGGCAGGTTTTAACGTTG ACACAAAAACATGGTTTAACGTGAAGACTGATCCACTACTGATATCAAGAGCAGGGCTGGATATTATTTGTCAACCAAACCACAATGAGAAGAAGAGTGATAGTGACGATATAGTGATATTTGGTGGTGGCGACAATGATGGAAATTTCTATGATGATTTAGTAGAATTGAATGTGCCATACGGTCGACTGAAATCtcaataa
- the LOC141915555 gene encoding endoribonuclease Dicer-S-like, whose translation MHPKSELPVLPPPRKPKGHRQEVIHEDRFTPRPYQVELLDVALERNTIVCLGTGKGKTFIGIMLMKMKASAIRKPFDEGGKRTIFLVPTTPMVEQQAKAIRYHTDFTVGNYIGALGVDLWTGEKWIEEFQKYQILVMTPQIFSDLLHHGFISLSRINLLIFDECHMAVKNHPYVNIMKFHDVCEEHPAILGLTAAILHSKCRSDSELDKTIRNLELTLRSVAVTSSDMIALDAFGTRPEEILIVVDEYEDKTGLVREFSDWLDDALYFMENVLINVNEEDGEKDPRNLAKYALQECSWILHTLGPWCAAHVAKVFIKQLCCRVEHEHQELTRQFIHMTLTILRMIFNTFEQRFENNLTLTLDDFHTFFSPKVMELIKLLYAYKPDDDFVIETKEINSELPEFDDYMAGAEDISDDDMDGDSNDSFELSDEEPMDTSNQPKFPAYQYVAKKISNTGEKEDGSNKEDDSMLGIVFVERRHVAYALNKLIQELCIWDEKLYFVKSSHVMGHGQKGENPEAKMMQKKLDETMRKFRNKEINLLISTSVLEEGLDVPKCNLIVRFDLPSTYRAYVQSKGRARSPKSKYYMLVSNELQSTFPKELHIYRGIEKILMEKCRRRDEHDEDEMDEHLANDLIPPYIPFKGEGSPRVTMASAIALVNRYCAKLPSDAFTHLTPKCRIIEEMINGQKLFTCTLQLPINSVVKQQIVGDPMVRKKLAKMSVALKTCKILHEANELDDRLLPVGKEVVQYEEENDWEDDADHGISRTGTTRKKQNYYKKNADAFMNSKPEPGKPSYLYLIHMVLTCPISEEQNTRGRKLYPPEEYDKAFGVLTAKMIPNIPLFPVFTRSGEVTVSLVQLNDDLCHDEDQLKKLTNFHRYLFNRVLRLEKDPMEYNQEKAQCGYLVIPIDTTIKGIDWKFVDEIDECRNSNYKKCFSQSAKPDEKFEFLEEDHLDAVVMPAYRNLDKPQYFYVAEIRTDLSPRSHFPSQELYATFEDYYRSKYGLNVTNLNQPLLDVDHTSARLNLLTPRYMNQKGVALPTSSAQTKRARRENLQQKQIFIPELCGIHPFPASLWRKTVCIPAILYRTNYLLIANEIRCLIAREAGIGTENVPNDFSFPKLDFGFSLKVKQMNEQLAADEAKTEVDQANGSSNEDDNGDEDKDFDDNNDEDDVYDVDERNDVEDDDDEDDVNDVDESNGVEDNDDEDNDDVDDEDDDLHSMQTINSSSADCNDYVFGANFDDENKSTNEIHAASPSSSTDTNGKPLGDDLLTLRMQDNQDDCDINNCANDGFNTLFSSQPFIENKYGPSPCLILQTLTMSNANDFFNLERLETIGDSFLKFAITAYLYCMYPSIHEGKLSHLRSKQVSNINLFKLGIRKGFAECMVSTKFEPTENWLPSGYVIRSDCHSGVLRIPADINVWNPNCTKTQTAANVDTTNPEIGSAEDQKKAFEKELQEILRADEEKNDTTIPADHMLIPYNLQTQHSLPKKSIADCVEALIGCYLITCGMKDALQFMSWLGLKVLPKHENREFIDLQQPPSPLLTHEPNAEHRLNHMLDGFEAFEAKINYTFKDRAYLLQAFTHASFHYNTITDCYQRLEFLGDAILDYVITRHLFQDSKKHSPGVLTDLRSALVNNNIFAALAVKWDFHKYFKAVSPQLFHVINEFVQWQKEKMNDEITVDEFLDSDSDESSEEEDIEIPKALGDIFESVAGAIYLDSGMDLETVWKVYFHMMRPQIEMFTSNIPKSPVRELLELEPEAAKFEKPERTMDGKIRVTVNVMGKGTYTGVGRNYRIAKSAAAKRALKALKNLKQNLANVAEDYMDM comes from the exons ATGCATCCAAAATCTGAACTACCAGTTCTGCCTCCTCCGCGGAAACCAAAAGGACACAGGCAAGAAGTTATCCATGAAGATCGTTTCACTCCAAGACCGTATCAG GTTGAACTTTTGGATGTCGCTCTTGAGCGTAATACAATTGTATGTTTGGGAACTGGGAAAGGTAAAACTTTCATCGGTATCATGcttatgaaaatgaaagcCAGTGCAATCCGTAAACCATTTGATGAAGGAGGGAAAAGGACTATATTTTTGGTTCCAACCA CTCCTATGGTTGAACAGCAAGCGAAAGCGATAAGGTATCATACCGATTTCACAGTCGGTAACTATATCGGAGCGCTAGGCGTTGACCTTTGGACTGGTGAAAAATGGATTGAAGAATTTCAAAAGTATCAAATTCTGGTCATGACGCCTCAGATATTTTCCGACCTTCTTCATCACGGTTTCATCAGTTTGTCGCGGATAAACTTATTGATATTTGACGAGTGTCATATGGCCGTAAAGAATCACCCGTACGTGAATATTATGAAGTTTCACGACGTTTGCGAAGAGCATCCGGCGATTCTAGGACTGACGGCTGCGATATTGCATTCGAAATGTCGTTCGGACAGCGAACTCGATAAAACGATCCGCAATTTAGAACTTACGTTGCGTAGTGTCGCGGTAACGTCCTCGGATATGATCGCGTTGGACGCGTTCGGAACTCGACCGGAAGAGATTTTAATCGTCGTCGATGAATACGAAGATAAAACTGGATTAGTGAGAGAGTTCAGTGATTGGCTCGACGACGCGTTGTATTTCATGGAGAATGTGCTGATCAATGTGAACGAAGAAGATGGAGAGAAAGATCCGAGAAATTTAGCTAAATATGCTCTGCAAGAATGCTCG TGGATTTTGCACACGCTAGGACCGTGGTGCGCTGCTCACGTTGCCAaagtattcatcaaacagttatgctgCCGTGTTGAACACGAACATCAGGAATTAACTCGTCAATTCATACACATGACACTGACCATTTTACGAATGATTTTCAACACATTCGAACAACGATTCGAAAATAATCTTACTCTAACTCTTGATGATTTCCATACTTTCTTCAGTCCTAAAGTTATGGAACTCATTAAGTTATTGTATGCGTATAAACCCGATGATGATTTTGTGATTGAGACGAAGGAAATAAACTCCGAATTGCCCGAGTTTGATGATTATATGGCCGGAGCTGaggatatttcagatgatgacATGGATGGTGATAGTAATGACTCATTTGAGCTTTCTGACGAAGAGCCAATGGATACTAGCAATCAACCGAAATTCCCAG CTTATCAATATGTTGccaagaaaatatcaaatactggCGAAAAAGAGGATGGATCTAATAAAGAAGATGACAGTATGCTTGGTATTGTATTCGTTGAAAGGCGTCATGTTGCTTATGCCctgaacaaattgattcaAGAATTATGCATCTGGGATGAGAAACTGTATTTCGTAAAAAGTAGCCATGTAATGGGCCACGGACAAAAAGGCGAAAATCCAGAAGCCAAAATGATGCAAAAAAAGTTGGATGAAACGATGAGGAAATTTCGCAATAAGGAAATTAATCTGTTGATTTCGACGAGCGTGTTAGAAGAAGGTCTAGATGTGCCAAAATGTAATCTGATTGTAAGATTTGATCTTCCAAGTACATACCGCGCTTACGTGCAGTCAAAG GGTCGAGCGAGGTCCCCTAAATCCAAGTACTACATGTTGGTCAGTAATGAATTGCAGTCTACATTTCCGAAAGAATTGCATATATACAGAGGAATCGAAAAA ATTCTTATGGAAAAATGTCGTCGTCGAGATGAACATGATGAAGATGAGATGGATGAACATTTAGCCAATGATCTCATTCCACCGTACATTCCATTTAAAGGCGAAGGTTCACCTCGGGTAACGATGGCTTCAGCTATTGCACTTGTTAATCG atattGCGCTAAACTGCCCAGTGATGCTTTCACTCATCTCACTCCAAAGTGTCGTATCATAGAGGAAATGATTAATGGGCAAAAACTGTTTACTTGTACACTTCAACTTCCAATAAACTCAGTTGTCAAACAACAAATTGTG GGAGATCCGATGGTGAGAAAAAAGCTCGCAAAAATGTCTGTAGCTTTGAAAACCTGTAAGATACTACATGAAGCAA atgaattagacGATCGTCTTTTACCCGTTGGAAAAGAAGTCGTACAATATGAAGAGGAGAACGATTGGGAAGATGATGCTGACCATGGAATCAGTCGAACAGGAACAACTCGCAAAAAACAAAACTATTACAAAAAG AATGCTGATGCATTTATGAATAGTAAACCTGAACCAGGGAAACCTTCATATCTGTATCTCATCCATATGGTGCTAACGTGTCCAATCTCAGAAGAGCAGAATACTCGAGGAAGAAAACTTTACCCACCGGAAGAATATGATAAAGCGTTTGGTGTTCTCACTGCTAAAATGATACCAAAT ATACCGCTGTTTCCTGTGTTCACGAGGTCTGGAGAAGTGACCGTTTCGTTAGTTCAACTTAACGATGATCTTTGTCACGATGAAGATCAACTTaaaaaactgacaaatttccaTCGGTATCTTTTTAATCGAGTTTTACGTCTCGAAAAAGATCCGATGGAATATAATCAAGAGAAGGCTCAATGTGGTTACTTAGTAATTCCTATCGATACAA CTATCAAAGGAATCGATTGGAAATTTGTGGATGAAATCGATGAATGTCGAAATAGTAACTACAAGAAGTGCTTCAGTCAAAGTGCCAAACCCgatgaaaaatttgaatttcttgaaGAAGACCACCTGGACGCCGTTGTCATGCCTGCGTATAGAAATCTAGATAAACCGCAGTATTTCTACGTGGCTGAAATTCGTACCGATCTCAGTCCACGAAGTCATTTCCCATCGCAAGAACTTTACGCCACATTCGAAGATTACTATCGTAGCAAATACGGTCTGAATGTAACGAATTTGAATCAGCCGCTACTGGATGTCGACCACACGTCGGCGCGTTTAAATCTACTCACTCCGCGATACATGAATCAAAAGGGAGTAGCGCTCCCGACGAGCAGCGCTCAAACAAAACGTGCCCGCCGTGAAAATCTgcaacaaaaacaaatctttATTCCAGAGCTGTGCGGAATTCATCCGTTTCCTGCTTCATTATGGCGTAAAACAGTATGCATACCAGCAATACTTTACCGCACAAATTATCTTCTTATCGCAAATGAAATTCGCTGCCTTATTGCGAGAGAGGCAGGAATCGGCACCGAGAATGTTcctaatgatttttcatttccaaaGTTGGACTTCGGATTCAGCTTAAAAGTGAAACAGATGAACGAGCAACTGGCTGCAGATGAAGCGAAAACTGAAGTGGACCAAGCGAACGGCAGCAGTAATGAGGATGATAATGGTGATGAGGATAAGgattttgatgataataatgatgaggATGATGTCTATGATGttgatgaaagaaatgatgttgaggacgatgatgatgaggatgatgTCAATGATGTTGATGAAAGTAATGGTGTTGAGgataatgatgatgaggataatgatgatgttgatgatgaggatgatgaTCTTCATTCTATGCAAACTATTAACTCATCTAGTGCTGATTGTAATGACTATGTATTTGGTGCTAATTTCGACGATGAAAACAAGTCTACCAACGAAATCCACGCTGCTTCTCCATCATCTTCCACTGACACAAATGGAAAACCTCTCGGAGATGATTTGCTAACACTGAGAATGCAAGATAATCAGGATGACTGTGATATCAACAACTGTGCTAATGATGGATTTAATACACTATTTTCTAGTCAgccttttatagaaaataaatatggaCCTAGTCCATGTCTTATATTACAAACATTGACAATGTCAAATGCTaacgatttcttcaatctgGAAAGATTGGAAACAATTGGTGATTCATTTCTCAAGTTTGCCATTACTGCTTATTTGTATTGCATGTATCCAAGCATTCATGAAGGTAAACTTAGTCATCTTAGAAGTAAACAAGTGAGCAACATCAACTTATTCAAGTTAGGTATTCGTAAGGGATTCGCCGAATGCATGGTGTCGACGAAATTTGAACCAACTGAAAACTGGTTACCTTCGGGTTATGTTATTCGTAGTGATTGTCATTCGGGTGTGTTACGGATTCCTGCCGATATAAATGTGTGGAATCCGAATTGCACAAAAACGCAAACAGCTGCCAATGTCGATACAACCAATCCTGAGATCGGTTCAGCTGAAGATCAGAAGAAAGCTTTCGAGAAGGAATTACAAGAAATTTTACGCGCTGATGAAGAAAAGAACGATACGACTATACCTGCTGATCATATGCTTATTCCTTACAATCTACAAACACAGCACAGTCTTCCAAAAAAGAGTATAGCAGATTGTGTAGAGGCTCTGATCGGTTGTTATTTGATAACCTGCGGAATGAAAGATGCATTGCAATTCATGAGTTGGTTGGGTTTAAAAGTGCTTCCAAAACACGAGAATCGAGAATTCATTGATCTTCAACAACCGCCGTCACCTTTACTCACACACGAACCCAACGCAGAACATCGTCTCAATCACATGTTGGACGGATTTGAGGCATTTGAAGCAAAAATCAATTACACATTCAAAGATCGAGCGTATCTGTTACAGGCATTTACACACGCTTCCTTCCATTACAATACAATCACTGATTGCTACCAAAG GTTAGAATTCCTGGGCGATGCTATTCTTGATTATGTGATTACACGACACTTGTTTCAGGACTCTAAAAAACATTCCCCTg GTGTGCTTACTGATCTACGTTCAGCCCTTGTCAACAATAACATTTTTGCTGCCCTCGCCGTAAAATGGGACTTTCACAAGTACTTTAAAGCTGTCTCTCCACAACTCTTCCACGTTATCAACGAATTTGTCCAATGGCAGAAAgagaaaatgaatgatgaaatcACTGTAGATGAG TTCTTGGACTCCGACTCCGATGAAAGCAGTGAAGAAGAAGATATTGAAATTCCAAAAGCTCTAGgcgatatatttgaatcagTTGCTGGAGCAATTTATTTGGATAGTGGAATGGATTTAGAAACTGTTTGGAAAGTCTATTTTCATATGATGAGGCCTCAAATAG AAATGTTTACATCGAATATTCCTAAGTCTCCAGTACGTGAATTACTGGAACTAGAACCTGAAGCTGCCAAATTCGA gaaacCTGAACGAACTATGGATGGAAAGATTAGAGTTACTGTTAATGTAATGGGAAAGGGGACGTACACGGGAGTTGGCAGAAATTACCGTATTGCTAAGAGTGCAGCAGCGAAACGTGCGCTGAAAGCTCTGAAAAACTTGAAACAAAATTTAGCAAATGTAGCGGAAGATTACATGGACATGTAG
- the LOC141915557 gene encoding putative RNA/DNA demethylase ALKBH6 encodes MHQVYAAPKPKWTQLLNRRLQNWGGLPHPKGMVCETLPPWLEKYCRQIGDLGVFSDKYPNHVLVNEYKPGQGIMPHEDGSLFYPTVTTITLGSHTVLDFYQHISQTEQISVQNKTDNSEDDKTERMKAEETSFNKRHCMSLLLEPRSLVILQEDLYKTYLHGIQEITHDTLTEKVSNLERTKHCLGETIERSTRISLTIRHVPKVLKTKLIFGAKKK; translated from the exons ATGCACCAAGTTTATGCTGCTCCAAAACCCAAATGGACCCAACTACTTAACAGAAGACTTCAAAACTGGG GTGGATTGCCCCATCCTAAAGGAATGGTTTGTGAAACACTACCACCT TGGTTGGAAAAATACTGTAGACAAATTGGTGATCTGGGTGTTTTTTCtgataaatatccaaatcatgtTCTTGTGAATGAATATAAACCTGGTCAAGGGATTATG CCTCATGAAGATGGATCTTTGTTTTATCCAACTGTTACCACAATAACTCTTGGCTCACATACTGTGCTAGATTTTTATCAACACATTTCACAAACCGAGCAAATAAGTGTG caaaataaaacagataattctgaagatgataaaacAGAGAGGATGAAAGCTGAAGAAACATCTTTCAACAAGCGTCACTGCATGTCATTACTTCTGGAACCTCGGAGTTTAGTCATTCTACAGGAGGATCTTTACAAAACCTATCTTCACGGAATCCAAGAAATAACGCATGATACATTAACTGAAAAAGTTTCGAATTTAGAACGGACTAAACATTGCCTAGGAGAGACTATTGAAAGGTCAACTAGGATTTCACTGACTATACGACATGTGCCGAAAGTTCTAAAAACTAAACTCATATTTGGAGcaaaaaagaaatga